The genomic region TGACTTTTTCAGCCTCATTCTTGGGATCATCCGGAAACTCTGGGAGTGCATAGCCCTTAGCCTGTAATTCTTTAATGGCGGCAAGTAACTGCGGAACTGAAGCACTAATGTTTGGCAGTTTAATAATGTTGGTATCTGGCAGCAAAGTCATACGACCGAGCTCAGCCAAGTTATCAGGCACTTTCTGCTCAGCGGTCAGGCAATCTGAGAACTCAGACAAGATACGTGCCGCAACAGAAATATCGCTCTGCACCACATCAACACCAGCCTGTGATGTAAATGTCCGAATGATCGGCAAAAAGGCAGCAGTCGCCAGGTATGGCGCCTCATCTGTCAGCGTATAAACGATCTTTGATTTCTCTACAGCCATGAATGTTTCCCCAATCTGGATAAATGATGATTCCGGCCCACACCATGACATCAATACATCTTCTTGCCAGGCTTTTGACCTTCTGATGGAAATGGGCTTAGTTCTCTATTTTAAATCATCGAATCGAGCTACTGAAGGGTAATGAAAGCCATGTGATGCCCTTTATCGGGGCAGTAAGCCATCCAATAAGCCGTAAACTGCTGAACATGACCGGTAAACACCCACTACTCAATAAAAATCTCGTCCTTCTGATTCTCTGTCAGGGCCTGTTTCTCACCAATAATGTGACGTTTATCGCCATTAATGGGCTGGTTGGCCTGAGCCTGAGCCCGGAAGCTTGGATGGCAACCTTACCCGTGATGGGCTATGTGGTGGGGGGTGCATTTTCAACTTCGATTGTGGCGAAGTCCCAAAGTCGTTTTGGTAGAAAGATCTCCTTCCAACTAGGCTTATTGGTTGCCGTCTTTTCAGCCCTGCTCTGCGCCTATGCCGCCTATTCCAAGAATTTCTGGCTCTTAGTATTAGGGACCTTTATAGCGGGGTACTACAGCGCCAATGGCCAACTGTATCGCTTTGCCGCTGCCGAACTGACGGTTGCCAGCCAGCGTGATAAAGCAGTCTCTTGGGTCTTAGCAGGAGGTATTCTTGGGGCCGTAATTGGTCCGAACTTGGCATCCTGGACTAGGGATATGTTTGATACAGCCTTTTTGGGGGCTTACCTCACTCTATCGATTGCAGGCGTGATCGGGGTTTTGGTGATGCAGTTCATTCACTTTCCCGATGAATTCAAAACCAAGCATGATCTTTCAGCTGGTCGGGATTTAAAAACTATCTTAAGCCAGCCTGTATTTATAGTGGCGATCATTGGCGCCTCTCTGGGTTATGGCGTCATGAATCTCTTGATGGCCGCTACCCCACTCGCCATGCAAATGTGTGGCATCGCATTCTCGGATACGGCACTGGTATTGGAGTGGCATGTCATCGGCATGTTTGCCCCTGGGTTTTTCACAGGGTCCCTGATTCAACGCTTTGGCACACTCAAAATTATGGGTGTGGGTGTCATCCTTAATCTCATTTGTATCGCGATTGCTTTAACAGGCGTCAACCTTCATCAATTTTTAATTGCCCTCTTTTTATTGGGTGTCGGATGGAACTTTTTATTTACTGGCGCTACTTCTCTTGCCATGACGGCTTACCGACCTGAAGAGCGCGATAAGGCCCAAGCTGCCATTAATTTCTTTGTGTTTGGCACCATGGCATTCAGCTCCTTTGGCTCCGGTGCCCTAGTCACCACGCAAGGCTGGAATTTACTGAACCTGGGATCGTTATTCCCGGTATTCGTTACCGGCGCAGCGCTAATTTGGCTGAGCACTCACAGAAAAAAACATGCCAAATCAGCATCTGTTTAAGGCGCCGACTACTAAGATACTTTGGCTAAGGGCAAGTTAAACAAAAGATTTTGGGGTTTAAGTTTGAGTTGCTTTTGATCATTCATCGCTATGCCCATATAGACTGGCTTACCCACCTGTGCCTGAGATACAGCTGCCTCATCAATAAAGTCTAAGCGAAATAAACAGATGATTTTTTCTAATTCATCTGGATCGACTGTCTCTTTGTTATAGAGTTTATTCAGAATGTCAGTAGCTACTGCATCCAAGCCTACATGCCAAGACCATTTAGCATCGGTAATTTGTTGCATAGGAGTGACACGCACCTTCACTCCCAAGAAATGCGCTATCCACTTTTCTAATAGGCGAGAGAAATGATTGATGGGAGGCTGGCCAAAGTTCAGTTGAATTGCAAATGCATATTCTTCGTTTTGCTCCCAATACAGATCCGCGTTTTCTTCATGCAAGACATCCAAATCAATGGATCGCATCGTCATCGATTTACCCTTGAGTAAATCCATGATGTCACCGTTTTCACCAGCCTTCGCATTGCGATCGACTACCTCTTCATCTGCACCCATCACAATACTGTCTTCCAGTACGCTAATTTTTTGGGTACGGAAAAAGAGTTCACCCATCCGCGCATCCAAAGGGTGGCAATCTTCACCCAAAATGTGTCTCACAAAGATTTGCGCTAAAAGCCCAATAAATAAAGGTGGCACATCCACGCCATCGCCCTTAAATAAACTCATGTAAAAGTTCTCTAAGGAGCTGGCGGCTAAGAGCTTTGCTCGGTACCTTAACCATACTTGGTAGTTCACCTGAATATCCACATCTGCCATTGCTGCAATTTCTGCATCAGCAATCTCTGCACGGGGATCATCACTTAAGCGTTTATGCAAAGCGCGTTCAGCATCACACGATTCAGGAACGAGATTGAGTTCGGGTCGCAGTAAATAGGTTCGCAAAAAATCATCTGTCACTTGCAGTTGATTATCAGGACCCACTATGAGGGTTTGATACGCAGATTGGAGCCAGAATGTAGTCATGTTGTTAATTGCACTGGTGAACTCATACAAAAGATAAAGCTCAGAATATACTAGCTGCTCAATGTGGGCCAAATAGGAGGATAAACATGACTGAATTGAACAAAATAGACACTGTAGTAGGAGATGGTACGGAAGCTACTGCCGGTAAGCACGTTGACGTGCATTACACAGGCTGGTTATATGATGACAAAGCGCCAGATCAGAAGGGTCAGAAGTTTGATAGCTCGCTGGATCGCGGCCAATTATTTAGCTTTGCGCTCGGTGCTGGCCAAGTGATTAAAGGCTGGGATGAGGGCGTTGCCGGCATGAAAATTGGTGGCAAACGCACCCTCATCATCCCATCTGAAATGGGTTATGGTGCCCGTGGCGCTGGTGGGGTTATTCCACCCAATGCCACTCTGATATTTGATGTGGAGTTGCACGGGGTCAATTAATGTTGATGTAACCTAAATGGAATAATGGCCACTCCCAGAGTGGCCATTATTTTTTATGCGTTCCTGCTGCAAATCTTAAGAGCGTAAATCCTTACCATTCAGAGTCAACTTATTCGATGGCACTGTTTGACACAGGGCAATCAAACGATCTCTTTCGGCGATCACCTTATCAGCGTAGCCGCCATCATGCTCAGCATTAGCAGCACCCACATAGTATTTCAAGCCATTGCGTAGTGAGCCGGCATTGGCGATTAAATGCTTCAAGATATATGCCCCCACCCGAATATTGACTTCTGGCTTAACAGCATCGCCGATGCCACCATACAAGGCGTACTTATCTTTATGAATTAAGGTCATCACTTGCATTAATCCCTCTGCTCCAGCGTGACTCTTAACAGCTGGATTGAAATTCGATTCAACGGAAATCACGGCCAGCAATAGTACGGGATCAATATTGACTTCGTTTGCAATGAATACCGCATTGGATACGTACTCTTCAATCTTCGTACGATCCAAGTTGTATTTTTTCTCAAAAAAGTCAGCAACAGCGCGTTGATTACGTACCGACACCATTAACTTAGAGTCTTGCGCTTGTGGATCTATTTTGGATGTGGGGATGCGATCTGACAGATGAGAAATGGGTCTGACTTGAGCATGGGCTACGGAGGGCATTAACAAAGCAATCTTCTGCTGCTGAGGGGTAGCTTCCTGGTATTGATCAAGCATGCCAGCGCCGCTTTGCCAAACTATCTGACGGGCTTCCTCGGGCACCAAGATTCTAGCGAGATCAAAAACACCTGCCTGTGTACCGTTTCCTGAAAGCCAAAACCCAACAACCATAAAAACCATTAAGGCCAGCAGGCCATTCATCA from Polynucleobacter antarcticus harbors:
- a CDS encoding FKBP-type peptidyl-prolyl cis-trans isomerase, which codes for MTELNKIDTVVGDGTEATAGKHVDVHYTGWLYDDKAPDQKGQKFDSSLDRGQLFSFALGAGQVIKGWDEGVAGMKIGGKRTLIIPSEMGYGARGAGGVIPPNATLIFDVELHGVN
- a CDS encoding MFS transporter codes for the protein MTGKHPLLNKNLVLLILCQGLFLTNNVTFIAINGLVGLSLSPEAWMATLPVMGYVVGGAFSTSIVAKSQSRFGRKISFQLGLLVAVFSALLCAYAAYSKNFWLLVLGTFIAGYYSANGQLYRFAAAELTVASQRDKAVSWVLAGGILGAVIGPNLASWTRDMFDTAFLGAYLTLSIAGVIGVLVMQFIHFPDEFKTKHDLSAGRDLKTILSQPVFIVAIIGASLGYGVMNLLMAATPLAMQMCGIAFSDTALVLEWHVIGMFAPGFFTGSLIQRFGTLKIMGVGVILNLICIAIALTGVNLHQFLIALFLLGVGWNFLFTGATSLAMTAYRPEERDKAQAAINFFVFGTMAFSSFGSGALVTTQGWNLLNLGSLFPVFVTGAALIWLSTHRKKHAKSASV
- a CDS encoding transglycosylase SLT domain-containing protein, which codes for MIKCFLNNVSNFPGSHSAITGAKLLLTHTLSPIYRVMNGLLALMVFMVVGFWLSGNGTQAGVFDLARILVPEEARQIVWQSGAGMLDQYQEATPQQQKIALLMPSVAHAQVRPISHLSDRIPTSKIDPQAQDSKLMVSVRNQRAVADFFEKKYNLDRTKIEEYVSNAVFIANEVNIDPVLLLAVISVESNFNPAVKSHAGAEGLMQVMTLIHKDKYALYGGIGDAVKPEVNIRVGAYILKHLIANAGSLRNGLKYYVGAANAEHDGGYADKVIAERDRLIALCQTVPSNKLTLNGKDLRS
- a CDS encoding DUF6352 family protein translates to MTTFWLQSAYQTLIVGPDNQLQVTDDFLRTYLLRPELNLVPESCDAERALHKRLSDDPRAEIADAEIAAMADVDIQVNYQVWLRYRAKLLAASSLENFYMSLFKGDGVDVPPLFIGLLAQIFVRHILGEDCHPLDARMGELFFRTQKISVLEDSIVMGADEEVVDRNAKAGENGDIMDLLKGKSMTMRSIDLDVLHEENADLYWEQNEEYAFAIQLNFGQPPINHFSRLLEKWIAHFLGVKVRVTPMQQITDAKWSWHVGLDAVATDILNKLYNKETVDPDELEKIICLFRLDFIDEAAVSQAQVGKPVYMGIAMNDQKQLKLKPQNLLFNLPLAKVS